Below is a window of Drosophila miranda strain MSH22 chromosome 3, D.miranda_PacBio2.1, whole genome shotgun sequence DNA.
TCTTAACTATTGATAAAAGTATTACCAATCTGTAATCCACCATTTCCATGCAAAATCACTCAGGTATATTATACTTTGACGACCTTTAGACTTACCTATCAATAGATGCAAAACAGGCTTAAATTAGATCGAATAAAGTAATTCATACAAATAATAGAGCGCAGCGTGATCAATGACATGCGTTTGTACCGTAATGCTTACAGTCTTCTCCTCCTCCATATCCACATATGACCATAAACTGACTAACGCCATTTTGCCTTCTTTCGATTGATTTTTTTAAACCACATAAGCTCTTCTTAATAGTACTGCGACGAAAGCTTTTTCAATTTAGTCTTCAGCACAAAAGTGTGCTTTTAAATTCTTTTTTGATTActaaattttttatttttttgggtGAAGGGGATGCCGACAAccgattttatttttattatgaATCATTTGAATTTTGCCAACATAAAAAAATTTCTCTGCAGTTGAttgaattattttttttttcaatttttttgtCCGAAATAAGTTTAAgtacattatatatatatctattaAATACTCCTTTATTCCTTTGCCAATATAAAAAAATGTCTCCGCAGTTGATTGAATCATTTATTTTCCAATTGCTTTGTTTGAAATAAGTTTAagtaaattatatatatatctattaTTTACTCGAGTACAATTCGATAACATAAATTATACTATACAGACATATGTAGATATCCTTGAGCAAATTCACAAAAATTACCTTATTTATACCTACTTAAGCTTATTCTTGAAGAACTGGTTAATATTGGAAGCCTTCTTCTCAGCGTGAGCTTGGAGAATACTGGATATGCAGAGCACTGTTCTGAAAACAATTGAGAAATAATTAGTAAACGtaaaattatatttaataCAAAATCATTTACTCTCGAAAAAGTCGTCTCTTTCTATTTTattctatttattttttaaaactaATCAAATCATATGTATGGGTTACCCCCAGCTCAAGCTGGGCCTGCCGACAAAAATGGGTCAACTTTCGCTTATCGGAAATGTGAATAGTAAGTGTACGAGTACTCGGTGTACGAGTATACAGCGACTACTTAGACGGAGACTTGTTTTTGTCTCGACTTTGGGAGAGCAAGAAACCCATTAATTTTAAACGGAGCCCGTATATTGGGTATTCAAAatgtggaatataatttggcAAAATGTCAGACAGTTTCATTATCAAATGCGATGCGATGTGACCTTTGGTTCAGAATAATAAAACATTCGTTCAACTCAAGGGCTCAAGATGATCTTCAAGTTTTTCGCTCGTTGAAAAAAAACACCTGATTCTTCGTAACAGATATCATAGTTGGGTGTGTATTTTGATAtataaaataacaaatattAATTATCTTATGCTTAGCAACGTTGTCACATTGAGTTAgatagataaataaatataaaaaaaacatagGAGAGTACTACATATACGACTACAATTCGATTCCTCCATTCGTCTCcttccttttcctttttttgtggATTTTTTCCTGGATTTTTTCGATGGCTTGTTATAGGGTTTGCCCGATGATCACTCGGCAAATGCAAGGGAATGGTGGGGTGTGGGTGGTTGGACTAGGACTGTTCGGGTGGGCGGGAGGAGGTAGAGGTAGAGGGACCTTATGGCTGTTGATGAGGCAAGTCTGAGAGCGGACCTAGTGGGGCACAACTGGCTGCACTGTGGGATGTACGTCGGACAGGCGCTTACGCTTCTGCCGCTCCTGCTCGGCACGTTCCTCCTcgcgctcctcctcctcggccagCTCGACCTCGTGCTCGAGCATACGGATCTGGTCGCTCAGCTCCTTAGGCATGCGCTCCAGATGAATGGACTTGATTTGGGCTTTGATGTCCTTGGTCATGTGGTTGATGCGGAAGCCACGATGATCGAACTGGGCTCCACCATTGGCCTTGTGCTGCTCCTCCACGTACTTCAGGGCTCGTGCAATGGCCTCGGGAATGGGGGGAGGAGTGGGAATATGATCGCCCTCGGGCATGAAGCCTCCATCGTTCGAGGCGTAGTTGACGCGATACAGCTTGCCATCATCGCCGGTGTACTCGTAGTATCCCTTGGCGTGTGTGCCGCCGGTGTGATGGAGCTTGGCCTCCTCCTCGCCGTAGATGCCGTTCTCGGTCAGGAAACTGTTTCGGATAGGACATGTTCGGGACATTAGCTTGGACGGAAGGGAATTTCGTTGATGGAAAACTTACGCATGATCGTATTTGTCCTTCTTGCGGATCTCTTCCTGGTGCAGAATCTTGTGGCGTCCCTCATCATCGTAGTTGTAGAGGATGTTCCTGGGCGTGGTCGTGgtcgtggtggtggtggtggtggtccGCTTTGTCGTTGTAGTCGGCTTcttcgtcgttgtcgtcgtcgtggACTGTGAGTGGTGGTGCGGTGTGGTTGTGGTTggtgttttttgttgtaaTCATTTTGCTCATttttgtgtgggtgtgtgtgtgtgtgtgtgtgggttgcATGCGTGTACGTGGGCATGGATTTAGGAGTAGGGTTCAAGGGTTTTTGGGCTCGGATGCGGGTTCGGGTTCGTGTTCGGATTGGATCATGCAGGATACCTTATGAGGTGTTCATGTAGCGCGTTATGGTTGGTTTAGTTGCAGAGCCGAAAACGTTCGTAAATAATCATTTTGGTTGGTTATGAAAGCAGGAGGTGGAACAGAAGGGGAATTGCCGGATTGCGGGGGGTTTCTGGGGGCTGGGCTGGGGCTTTTGACGCTTTAGTGCTGGATGCTCGGTTGTAGATGGGTTTGTGTAGCGATTTGCGGTTCATGTT
It encodes the following:
- the LOC108160567 gene encoding larval cuticle protein LCP-30 isoform X2; protein product: MFTQSMLRFSAVVVVALIAVCHTSPVPDEDLNGKYTVSGQNSNAGKYRSLDDGRYHPSSQNEGRYNHMPQPYTHVTDHRELGAYHHVPYPYDGGYGPYAGLNLPYVHDVKPYNHDLYTSTTTTTTKKPTTTTKRTTTTTTTTTTTPRNILYNYDDEGRHKILHQEEIRKKDKYDHAFLTENGIYGEEEAKLHHTGGTHAKGYYEYTGDDGKLYRVNYASNDGGFMPEGDHIPTPPPIPEAIARALKYVEEQHKANGGAQFDHRGFRINHMTKDIKAQIKSIHLERMPKELSDQIRMLEHEVELAEEEEREEERAEQERQKRKRLSDVHPTVQPVVPH
- the LOC108160567 gene encoding larval cuticle protein LCP-30 isoform X3; its protein translation is MFTQSMLRFSAVVVVALIAVCHTSPVPDEDLNGRSGTQDSLGRYNHMPQPYTHVTDHRELGAYHHVPYPYDGGYGPYAGLNLPYVHDVKPYNHDLYTSTTTTTTKKPTTTTKRTTTTTTTTTTTPRNILYNYDDEGRHKILHQEEIRKKDKYDHAFLTENGIYGEEEAKLHHTGGTHAKGYYEYTGDDGKLYRVNYASNDGGFMPEGDHIPTPPPIPEAIARALKYVEEQHKANGGAQFDHRGFRINHMTKDIKAQIKSIHLERMPKELSDQIRMLEHEVELAEEEEREEERAEQERQKRKRLSDVHPTVQPVVPH
- the LOC108160567 gene encoding larval cuticle protein LCP-30 isoform X1; protein product: MFTQSMLRFSAVVVVALIAVCHTSPVPDEDLNGKYTVSGQNSNAGKYRSLDDGRYHPSSQNEGRSGTQDSLGRYNHMPQPYTHVTDHRELGAYHHVPYPYDGGYGPYAGLNLPYVHDVKPYNHDLYTSTTTTTTKKPTTTTKRTTTTTTTTTTTPRNILYNYDDEGRHKILHQEEIRKKDKYDHAFLTENGIYGEEEAKLHHTGGTHAKGYYEYTGDDGKLYRVNYASNDGGFMPEGDHIPTPPPIPEAIARALKYVEEQHKANGGAQFDHRGFRINHMTKDIKAQIKSIHLERMPKELSDQIRMLEHEVELAEEEEREEERAEQERQKRKRLSDVHPTVQPVVPH